The following coding sequences lie in one Saccopteryx bilineata isolate mSacBil1 chromosome X, mSacBil1_pri_phased_curated, whole genome shotgun sequence genomic window:
- the LOC136317321 gene encoding Y-box-binding protein 1-like translates to MSAAGGAAHTEVAAHSEVATSCSPQAAQKGLLSFGGGDSPEALVSSNLHPKATAAHGAKEQSPKRLIAKGLTGIVKWFNVKHGYGFITRRDIQEDVFVHYTAIHPNNTCKYHRTVGEGETVEFDVVQGRQGPEAANVTGPAGAPVQGSRFAAARSRARRSSSSRHLAPQPRRGGGAEKDIHEGEGNTEDLAAAQGQQLRLPSRPLYQRLQSPLPVRRASAGPRGPSTSAAARGPPVAHPPDSALAGPCDSSKSAPALGPSGSDQAANPRGAAPRRGTGPSYLMSRPRRRGTAPGPKPSEQQGSENKQSGNGLQQTPPPHCASCRAASMRQGSLQAPGVQGQIPDGGEGKIQKGPAGKPAGVAQKSSA, encoded by the coding sequence ATGAGTGCAGCAGGAGGGGCTGCCCACACGGAGGTGGCCGCCCACTCAGAGGTGGCCACCTCATGCTCGCCCCAAGCAGCACAGAAAGGCTTGCTGTCCTTTGGAGGCGGAGATTCCCCCGAGGCCCTGGTCTCCAGCAACCTCCACCCCAAGGCCACCGCGGCACATGGAGCCAAGGAACAGTCTCCCAAGAGACTCATCGCCAAGGGGCTGACCGGCATTGTCAAGTGGTTTAATGTGAAGCACGGCTACGGATTCATCACCAGGCGCGACATCCAGGAAGACGTTTTCGTCCACTACACGGCCATCCACCCGAACAACACATGCAAGTACCACCGTACCGTGGGCGAGGGCGAGACTGTGGAGTTTGACGTGGTGCAGGGCAGGCAAGGCCCCGAGGCCGCTAATGTTACAGGCCCGGCCGGCGCCCCAGTGCAGGGCAGCCGCTTTGCTGCCGCCCGCTCCCGAGCCCGCCGGAGCTCGTCCAGTCGCCACCTCGCGCCACAGCCGCGCCGGGGCGGGGGAGCCGAGAAGGACATCCACGAAGGCGAAGGCAACACGGAGGACCTAGCTGCGGCCCAGGGCCAGCAGCTCCGCCTGCCCAGCCGCCCCCTATACCAGCGCTTGCAGAGTCCCCTGCCAGTCCGCAGGGCCTCGGCCGGACCCCGCGGCCCCTCCACCTCCGCTGCCGCTCGCGGCCCACCGGTAGCTCACCCTCCCGACTCTGCTCTGGCCGGGCCCTGCGACTCCTCCAAGTCCGCTCCAGCTCTCGGCCCATCTGGCTCTGACCAAGCTGCGAACCCCAGGGGCGCAGCGCCACGCCGCGGGACCGGTCCCAGCTACCTGATGAGTCGCCCTCGGCGCCGCGGCACTGCTCCAGGCCCAAAGCCCTCTGAGCAGCAGGGCTCAGAGAACAAGCAGAGCGGAAACGGCCTGCAGCAGACGCCCCCACCACACTGCGCATCCTGCCGCGCCGCCAGCATGCGCCAGGGCTCTCTACAAGCTCCTGGCGTCCAGGGCCAGATCCCCGACGGAGGAGAGGGCAAGATCCAGAAGGGCCCTGCTGGAAAACCCGCTGGCGTTGCCCAGAAGAGCAGCGCCTAA